GAGAAAGCTTCGCAAGCAATACTTTTCGCACGTCACCAGCCTTACCAGTAGTTCAGAGAAACCGAAGTCGTCACCGCCGCAGGAGGAGTCGCGTCACCGGTTTCCACAGACGGCCGATTCCGACTGACTGTCGACGAACTCGACCGCCACCGCACTCCACGCACCCGCGCCCTCATCCTGTCCAGCCCTGGAAACCCCACGGGCGTGGTGTACGACGAGTCCCGGCTGCGTCAGATCGTGAATTGGGCCGGGCAACAAGGTATCTGGATCATCAGCGACGATATCTACCGCGCCTTCGACTACACCGGCACCTACCAACCGGCCCTGCGCGTGGCACCGCAGCTCCGTGAGCGCATCGTCATCGTCGGGGGAGTGTCGAAGGAACACGCCATGACCGGGTGGCGAATAGGATGGCTCGCCGCACCACCGGAAATCATCGCGGCCGCTCGACTTCACGTCTCCCGCACTATCACCCACGTCCCGACCGTCACACAGCGCGCCGCCCGCGCCGCCATGCTCGACACCCACACACCCTTCAAGGCGGCGCGCGACTACCGGCGGCGACGTAAGCAACTCGTGGACGCACTGAACCGGATCGACGGCATCGACTGTCCACTCCCAGACGGCGGCATGTTCGCATTCCCCTATGTCGAGGGCCTCCTACGCGCGCGCGGCTGGAACAGCAGCGCCGAACTCGCCACATGGCTGCTCGACACCGCCCACGTCGCAGTCGTTCCCGGCGAGGCATTCGACGCACCCGGCCGAATTCGGGTGTGCTTCGCGGTCGACGACGACGCACTCGCCACAGCGATCGACCGCCTGTACGACGCGTTCGGCCCCACCTCGGCCCGTGCAGCAGACGCATCGGGGATCGCGACCCGATGAGTGCGGTAACCAAGATCGAACGATTCACTGTTTCACTCACCATCGGTGAGACGCGCGTCGAAATCGCTGGCCTCCACCGCCACGGCACCGGCACGCCCCTGGTGTTCCTTCACGGGTTCGGATCGACCAAAGAGGACTACGTCGACGTCATCCACCAGGCACGACTCGCCGACCACGCCGTACTTGCCTACGACGCACCGGGCTGTGGTGCGACGACATGCTCGGACCTCGACGTCATCTCGATACCGTTCCTGGTTTCGGTCGCCGAGCACGTACTCCGTGCGAAAGAGATCGAACGCTTCCACCTGACCGGACACTCGATGGGCGGGCTGACAGCGCTCCTGCACCGGGAACACTCCAAGGTCACGTGACGATCGAAAGTCCCAGACCCAGCCCGCCGTTATCGCGTTCCCGCGGCCGATCCAGCCGCACCATCCGACCGAACGCGGTGAACGCCATATGTTCCGGCGTGTCCTTGTTTCCTTCGACTATGTCGCCTCGAGCGCAGGCAGAAGAGGGCCCAGACCTTTGCTGAACGCGTTCGCACCCACGCCGTCGAGCAGTGCCTGCTGAAAAAGGAAAGCCGGACCGAGTGTGGTGAGCACACGCGCAACATCGCCTACTTTGACCGCAGGATCGAGCAGCCGTTCCCGCTGGTAACGCTTGATGAGACGCGAAAACTTCTCGCGCACCGTGCGATAGCTCTGTGACAGCAGAGCGCCGAGCACGGGGCTGCGTACCGCCTCCGCCCATACCTGCACAGCGAGTGCCGCGAACTCCCGTCTGTTCTCCTGCCTATCCAAGACACTGAACATATGCTCCAGAACCTCGGCGAGCGGCGGCAACTCATCGCTGTTGAGTACATCATCGAATCCGACCGTAATTTCGTCGAGTACCTCTTCGACGATCGCGCCGACGAGCGCTTCCTTGCTGGGGAAGTAGCCATACACTGCGCCGGAGGACAGACCGGACTCGGTGAAGATGTCCTGCATGGACGTGGCATGGAACCCGGAACGCGTGAAGCAGCGCCGGGCGGCATCGACGACCTGCCTTCGGCGTGCATCACGATAACCTTGGGTAAGACGTGGCATCGTTCGAGTATAAAGAAGGATCATTCGGCTTGAGGGCTCTAGTTTGCACGCTGTCCCGCAGCGCCGAGGTGGAGATTCGGCTCAACCGAATTACGCGCGGGCATGCCGGCCGTCGAGGGTTATCCGTGGTGGCGTATTCGACCATTCCATCAAGCAGAGACCAGTGCCGGAGGGAGGTCCGCGGAGGGCTGGCGGGCGCGGAAGGCGCTGGCGAGAAGGAGGGCCAAAGCAGTGGTCGCCCAAACCAGGAGGGCCGTTAACGTTCCGGCGGTGCCGGCACCGCCGAAATAGGCGACCGAGCGAAGCAGCGAGGCACCAGCCCCTGGGGGCAGCAGCTGACCGAGAGAACCCCACGGCTTCGGCAGCATCTCGGGCCCTGTCGCGGCTGCCGAGAGCGGGTTGCCCAGCAGCAGAAAGGTCAGGCCCCCGATGCCGAGACCGGTACGGCCAGCGACCGTCCCTAGTGCGACTATGGCTCCGGACACCGAGAACGAGATCAGCCCGACTACGCCGGCAAGGACCGGGAAGGACCCCGGGATCAGTGAAAGCCAACCCTGAATGATCGTCATACTCAGCAATCCGGCAGCAATGGAGTAAACCGCCAGGCCGGCCATGCGCGCTCCGACCGATGCGACGACCAGGGCGAGTAGGTAACCGGCCGCGAGACTCGACATCACCAGCGGAAGCACCATGGCCGCAAATCCTCTGCCACCCAGGTCATCGGGGTCGCTGGCGACAACATCCTCGACAAGTGCAGCGGGAGCCCCCGACAACTGCTGGGCGATCTGGGTCATCTGTTGAGCAGCAGCCGGGCTTGCTGCCGAGGAAATCAGCACCTGCGCCCCGACATCATCGGACCCGCCCTCCGTGACGATCGCCCCGTACACCTCCAGATCGACGATCGCGGCACGTGCTGCCGCGGCGTCGGCGACAGTGATGAACTCGAACGAGCCCGGGCCGCGCTGGGCTAGCTGGTCGGCGATCATCGCCGCTTGTGCGCCAGCGACGGCAACGGGCAGATCCCGCGCCTTCGTGTTGGATGCGGGCCAGACGAAAGCGATCAGCATCACCGCCTGAAGCACGGCGGCGGCGATGCCCACGGCAAGCGCGCGTTGCACAGCATTCACGTTGCACTCCCATAAATAGATTGATCATTCCTATTGGCGAGATCAATATCCCGCCGCGCAAATGAGATCACCGGCTCGCTGGTGGACGGCCTGCTTCGAGCTCCGTTCACGACTTCTCGACGCGGAGTCGAGCAGTGATCAGCCAGCCCCGACCAGAACCTTCGGACTGCGGGTTGAACGCCGGAGGCACCGGCCGTTTGAATGACCGAGCGATCGTGCCGAATTCGTGCGCGCCGGGTTCCCAACCATGCCCCTCTAGCCAGGCGTCGAGATCGGTGGTCGGTCCACCGCCCCACAGCCGCACCAGATCCTCGGAAATTGCCGCCCGAGCCTCGCGCAGCACTTCGGAATCTTCGGCGTGATCGGCAGCCAGTTCACTGCCGGGTGCCGACAACTCGGTCATCCGCTCCAGCAGCAAGTCAGCTGCCTCACCTGGCAAGGCGTACAAAATTCCCTCCGCAAGCCATATCGTTGGCGCGTCGGCCCGAAAACCGGCTCCCCGCAACACCTCCGGCCAGTCCTTGCTCAGGTCTGCCGCTACCTCGAAGTGCGCACATTGCGGCACCGCCCTCACGCCCGCGAGTGCACGGCGTTTGAATGCCAGCACCTCACCGAAGTCGACCTCGAACAGACGCGTACCGCTCGGCCAGCCAAGCCGGTATGGGCGGGCATCCATCCCTGATGCAAGCAGCACCACCTGGCTGCACCCGTCACCGGCCGCGTCCAGCAGTACTTCGTCGAAAAAGCGGGTCCGCACCGCCACCTGATCCGACATCAGGTCGAGGAAACCCCTTCCGCTCGACGGCCTTGCCGCCCATGCGGCGGAACTGTAGCCGGCGGCATCGAGAAAGCGCTGCGCGTACGGGTCCTCGAACAACCGGTCCGGCCGGGCACTCTCCCTGGCCCGGAGCGCAGCCACCCCCAGCGACGTCTCTCCGATACCGCTCAACGACACCGAGCCCACCGGCCCCTGCGACGTTCCCATCACTTACCTCCTCAAAAAGATTGAACATTCTGTTTGTATCTTCGCTTCATGAGAGGTCGGTGTCAAACGGAATTGTCATTCTTCTTGATTCGGGGAAGGTGATTGGCGGATCGAGGAGTCGCACCCCTCCGAACTCGACCAAGGTAGATTGACCGGTCGGTTTATAAAATCGGCTTGAGTGCGTTCTTCGATGAGGACGGCCTCGTACTCGACAATGAGGGCGAACATGCCGAATATGAGCTTGCCGTGGTCGGTTGTGGTGTCGACGATCCCGTTGGTCGCATGGGGCAAAGTAGCGAGCCATCTGGTCGGGGTGCCGATTGGATGGTGTCGTCGGCCGTGGCCACGGTGGACGGTGTGTCGGCGGGTGGCACGCAGGTGACGCGGCTCGGTGGGGGCTTTCTGCAGCCACCGGGTCGCAGCTGGTGAGAGTCGGGCGGGGGCGTCCGGTCCGGAACAATCGAACCAGTGGCCGATTGGGCGACCGGGACACGATGGGCACTCGAAGATATACGCGCCGCCCGCTACCAGGCCACCGTCCGCACCGCCGCTATCAACCAATGGCTCCGACACGGGTGAGGGCGGGCACCTGCCCACCCTCACCCACTTTCAAAACTCAAGCTAGTCGGCAGTGAGTTTGGCGGGCATGGAGCGGTAGGCGTGCAAGTTGATCAGGCGACGCGGGATCGGCGGGCCGTCCAAGCGCAGATCCGGATAGCGCTCGAAGAGGGTCCGCAGCGCGATGACGCCTTCCATTCGAGCCAGCCGGTATCCCAAGCAGCCGTGCACCCCGCCGCTGAACGCGAGGTGATCCGCGGCGTTGGCCCTGGTCACGTCGAATCGTTCGGGATCGGGGAAGACGCCGGGGTCGTAGTTTGCGCCCGCCAATGACAGTAAGACCAGGGAACCGCGCTTGATGTGCTGATCGGCGATGTCGACGTCACAGTTGGCGATCCGGCCGGTCATCCGCACGGGGCAGTCGTAGCGCAGGATTTCCTCGATCGCGCCCGGCCACAGCTCCGGCTGTGCTATCAGAAGCTTCAGCTGATCCGGATGCCTGGTCAGCAGCGCGATTCCGTTGCCGAGCAGGTTCACCGTCGTCAAGAATCCGGCGTCCAGCAGCAGTGCCGCGTTGGCCATCTGCTCGCGGCGGGTGAGCTCACCACTCGTCACCAGCACAGTGAGCAGGTCATCGCCCGGTTCTGCGGTGAGCTTGTCGATGCGCTGGTCGAAGTACTGCTTGACCTCGGCCAGCTCGTCGGTGGCGTGGCGATACGTGGTCCAGGTCAGTGCTCGGTCGACCAGCGGCGCACTGTTGAAACCCCACTTCAGCATGGTCGAATGCATGTCGGCGGGCAATCCGAGTATCTCGGCGATGATCGCGACGGGCACCTGTGCGGCGAAGTCCTCGATCAGGTCCGGTCGCGGCTTTGATTCCAGGCGTTCGAGTAGGCCATCGGTCACTTCAACGGCCCGTTGCTCCAATTTGGCGATCGCCCTCGGGCTGAATGCCTGCCCGACCAGGCGTCGGTACCGGGTGTGTTCCGGCGGATCGGTCACCAGCATCGAGGGCGGTTCCGCGAGGTTGGGAAGTCCCAAGTCAGTCTTGGTCAATACCCAGCGGATCGGCTTCGGAATGATCGGATGGTTGGGCGTGACCACGCCGAAGCGATTGTCTCGCAGGATGAGACGGCACAAATCGTAGTCCGTGGTGACGTGCGCTCCCGATAGCTTGGGCAGACGGCCCCGCTGTCGGATCTCCTCGATGAACGGCGACACGCCGAGCAAGCGATCGTCGCCGAAGGCGATTTGTGCGAGCGGATCGCCCCGACGCGCCGACCACAGCAGATAGGACCGCATCAGGCCGTGCAGCAGCAGCCACCGAATCCACGCGCGAGTCAGCACTGCCACCTCCGCTCCGGCCTCTTACCCCATGGTATGCAATGATAGGCAACTTCTATGATGTTGCGCCCCCGTTTGCATGGTTGGCTGGTTCTGTCGCCGATGTTGGTGACCTGCGATCATCGCCACCTCCCGACGACTCGCGCGTGCGTAACCCTGTTTCCAAACGCTCACTTACAGTAATAGGGTCTGTGCGGACGAGGGCTGTCGTCATACGGCCGCAGACCACGAAGCTGAACCGTCACGGGTTGGGGCCAACAGGCGACTCCGCGTAGCAAGCAGTAGCGGGAGTTTCGTAGCCAGCAGATAAGGGTGTCGACTCGCCCCGACACAGTGGCCGCGCCGTGGCTCGCCCCATTCATGCTTCGCGCGTCCTGGACTCTCAGCCATGGCGGACCCGGACGAGGTGGCTGCTAAGGGTGTCGAGGAGAAATCGGCCGTAGCGGACCAACAACCCGGCGAGTCCGCTCGCGATCCACAGGAGTCGGAGCGGGCTCTGCGCCGAACCAAGCGCGCTGTGTGCGTGTTGGTACCAGTTCAGGTGGTCTTCTGGATCTACTTCTGGGCGACCTCTACGAGGTCCGGCCTGCCGGCGCCGATGGTGCTGGTCGCCTGCGTACCGCCGACTGTGGTGACGATCTATGCGGTGGCCACCGTGATGGTCATCAAAGACCGTTTGTGGACAACGATCGTCATCGTCTTCGCCGCTGTGGACATCCTGGTCACTTTCTCGAAGCTGGACTACGACGCGGGCACGACGAGAGACTTCACCGAGCCGTTGTCGCACTCCGGAGCCCTGTACTTTTCGTTGGGCATGCTGACGACTGCGGGCACCGGAACAATCTCGCCCGTCAGTGACGCCGCCAGGACCGTTGTCGATATCCAGATGATCCTCGATCTCCTGTTCTTCGCCATCGCACTGGTCATCGCCGTGACACGATTCACCGAACCCACAGCCTCCACAGCTCGCCGCAACGACGCAAGATAACCGCGGCGGTCCACCCCGAGGAGTTCGGCTTCGACCCGACACCTCAGATCGCCCACATGTGGCCAGCGCTACACCCGCCTACGACACGAAGTGTGATTGCTGCGGCGTCGCTGAGCATTCGGCTGATCGTCGACCGGCTTTTGTCGAGCTCGCGGGCGATTCGGGTGGGAGACCACCCGTCGACGTGGTGGTTGGCCAGTGCCTGTGCGACTACCTCGGGGTCGCGGCGACGGGCTGTGTCGCGTGCACACAGAAGCACGGCCAAATCCCTGAACCCCCGGTTGGCTTGATCGACAGTGTGGGACGGCGTGTGCACGTAACCGCTCGCGCACGTTTCGACGTCATCCGTGACGGAGATGGGTGCTGCGAGCGCCTTCGATCGCCCACCTGGGACGCCCGCGGCGCTGGAGTGCGGACGAAACGTCGATCGAGGAGGTGGTCGAACACGTATTCGCGTCAAGTTTGACGCAAATACGTGCTCGAGTAATGCGCGAGAGGGGACTTGAACCCCTACGTCCGTGGACACCAGAACCTAAATCTGGCGCGTCTGCCAATTTCGCCACTCGCGCTTGATGGTACGACCGTCCAAACTCTACCGGGCTTCACCGCCATCGCGAAGCACCGGGCAGGCGTGGCGTACTCGCCAGTAACCCCACCTGGGATTATAACAATTTGATAACTGTCAACATGAGGAGCGCTCATGTTTCGTACGCATTGGTAACCCGATCGACCAGCGGCTTCGAATATGAGGAGGGGTCATGTTTCTGATTGTTCTGGCACGTTCGTACTCGAATACTCGACGGTAGGCGAGATGTCGTCGAGCAAACGTGAGGATTTCCTCATGATTTTGTGTCATCCTCGCCGGTATCAGGCCGATCCTCTGTGATCACCCGCGTACCGGATAGGGAGCGGCGTGTCGCCGAGGGCATGTCGCACGGAAAAGGAAGTCGAAGCGTCTTGACGATCAACGAGAGCACCAAGACCGGGACCGGACGGAGCGCCAAGGTGGTCGGCGCCGCCGGGAAGGCCGCGGCAGGGGGCGCGCGGTCGCCGCTGCTGGATCGTCTGCTCAGCGGCGTTCCTTACGCGCTCGCCTTCGGCGGGCAAGGCGCGCAGTGGTTGCGTGAGCTGGAGGAGATCGGGCGCGACAGTGCGCTGGAGCCGGAGCTGACCGCGCTGGTCAACGAGGCGGCCGCGCTGCTGGAACCAGTCGCGGCGCAGTTGCTCGTGGTGCGGCCGGTCGGCTTCGACCCGATCGGCTGGATGCTGGAGAACGAGCTGGCGGACACCGACGAGGGCGAGACCTCCGCGGCGCCGTCCGAGCAGGTACTGCGTTCGGCCGCCGTGTCGATGCCCGGTGTGCTGCTGACCCAGGTGGCGGCTGTGCGGGCGCTGCGGCTGCACGGACTGGATACGACTGAGCACGCGCCAGCCGCAGTCGTCGGCCACTCGCAGGGACTGCTCGCGGCCGCCGCGGTCGAGGCGGGCGGTCGGCGCGACGCCGAGCTGCTTGCGATCGCTCAAATGATCGGCGCGGCAGCTGGTTTGGTGGCACGGCGGCGCGGAGTGATGCCGGTGGGCGATCGCTCGCCGATGGTCGCGGTGTCGAACGTCGATCCCGAGCAGCTGCGCGCCGTGGTTGTTGAGGTGTGCGCGGGTCTGGACCCCGCCACGGCGGTGGTGGTGTCGATCCGCAATGGCCGTCGGCGTGCGGTGCTGTCCGGCGCACCGGCCCAACTGGAGCGGGTGCGTCAGCGGTGCGCGCAGCTCCACGACGAGCAGGCGCGCGAGCGTGACGCGAAGGTGCGTGGCGGCTCGGTGTTCGCACCGGTCTTCGAGGACGTGTCCGTCGATGTGGCGTTCCACCACCCGGCACTGGCCGACACCGTCGACCTGGTGACCAGCTGGGCCAACCAGTGCGCTGTGGACGCCGATCTGGCGGGCAGGCTTGCACAGCAGATCCTGGTGGATCCGGTCGACTGGGTCGGCGTCGTCGACGGCATGATTTCCGCTGGCGCGCAATGGATTCTGGACCTCGGACCTGGCGATCTGCTGTCCCGGATCACCTCCGGCTCGCTGAAGGGCACCGGCGTCGGCATGATCGCCGCGGCAACCCGCGCGGGGCAGCGCAGCCTGCTCACGCCAGGGGCTGCGCCGGAGCCGGCGGCCCCGTGGTCGGCGTTCGCGCCGCGGCCGGTCCGGCTGCCCAACGGCCGCATCGTGGTCGAGACCGCATTCACCAGGCTGACCGGTCGCTCGCCGATCCTGCTCGCGGGCATGACCCCGACCACCGTCGACGCGAAGATCGTCGCGGCCGCGGCGAACGCGGGCCACTGGGCGGAACTGGCCGGTGGCGGCCAGGTGACCGAGCAGATCTTCGCCGACCGAGTGGCCGAGCTGAAGAAACTGCTGCACCCGGGTCGCGCGGTGCAGTTCAACTCACTGTTCCTCGACCCATACCTGTGGAAGCTGCAGTTGGGCGGCAAGCGTCTGGTGCAGCGGGCCCGCACCGCGGGCGCGCCGTTCGACGGCGTCATCGTGACCGCGGGCATTCCCGAACTCGAGGAAGCCGTCGCGCTGATCGAGGAACTCACCGAGGTCGGCATCTCGCACGTCGCGTTCAAGCCGGGCACCGTCGCCCAGATCCGGGCCGTGCTCCGGATCGCCGACGAAGTCCCGGACTACCCGGT
The DNA window shown above is from Nocardia sp. NBC_01730 and carries:
- a CDS encoding alpha/beta fold hydrolase gives rise to the protein MSAVTKIERFTVSLTIGETRVEIAGLHRHGTGTPLVFLHGFGSTKEDYVDVIHQARLADHAVLAYDAPGCGATTCSDLDVISIPFLVSVAEHVLRAKEIERFHLTGHSMGGLTALLHREHSKVT
- a CDS encoding TetR/AcrR family transcriptional regulator encodes the protein MPRLTQGYRDARRRQVVDAARRCFTRSGFHATSMQDIFTESGLSSGAVYGYFPSKEALVGAIVEEVLDEITVGFDDVLNSDELPPLAEVLEHMFSVLDRQENRREFAALAVQVWAEAVRSPVLGALLSQSYRTVREKFSRLIKRYQRERLLDPAVKVGDVARVLTTLGPAFLFQQALLDGVGANAFSKGLGPLLPALEAT
- a CDS encoding SAM-dependent methyltransferase, which encodes MGTSQGPVGSVSLSGIGETSLGVAALRARESARPDRLFEDPYAQRFLDAAGYSSAAWAARPSSGRGFLDLMSDQVAVRTRFFDEVLLDAAGDGCSQVVLLASGMDARPYRLGWPSGTRLFEVDFGEVLAFKRRALAGVRAVPQCAHFEVAADLSKDWPEVLRGAGFRADAPTIWLAEGILYALPGEAADLLLERMTELSAPGSELAADHAEDSEVLREARAAISEDLVRLWGGGPTTDLDAWLEGHGWEPGAHEFGTIARSFKRPVPPAFNPQSEGSGRGWLITARLRVEKS
- a CDS encoding cytochrome P450 — translated: MRSYLLWSARRGDPLAQIAFGDDRLLGVSPFIEEIRQRGRLPKLSGAHVTTDYDLCRLILRDNRFGVVTPNHPIIPKPIRWVLTKTDLGLPNLAEPPSMLVTDPPEHTRYRRLVGQAFSPRAIAKLEQRAVEVTDGLLERLESKPRPDLIEDFAAQVPVAIIAEILGLPADMHSTMLKWGFNSAPLVDRALTWTTYRHATDELAEVKQYFDQRIDKLTAEPGDDLLTVLVTSGELTRREQMANAALLLDAGFLTTVNLLGNGIALLTRHPDQLKLLIAQPELWPGAIEEILRYDCPVRMTGRIANCDVDIADQHIKRGSLVLLSLAGANYDPGVFPDPERFDVTRANAADHLAFSGGVHGCLGYRLARMEGVIALRTLFERYPDLRLDGPPIPRRLINLHAYRSMPAKLTAD
- a CDS encoding potassium channel family protein encodes the protein MADPDEVAAKGVEEKSAVADQQPGESARDPQESERALRRTKRAVCVLVPVQVVFWIYFWATSTRSGLPAPMVLVACVPPTVVTIYAVATVMVIKDRLWTTIVIVFAAVDILVTFSKLDYDAGTTRDFTEPLSHSGALYFSLGMLTTAGTGTISPVSDAARTVVDIQMILDLLFFAIALVIAVTRFTEPTASTARRNDAR